One Gadus morhua chromosome 1, gadMor3.0, whole genome shotgun sequence DNA segment encodes these proteins:
- the tspan31 gene encoding tetraspanin-31 isoform X1, producing MVCGGFTCSKNALCSLNVVYMMVGLLLIAVAAWGKGFGLVSSIHIIGGVIAVGVFLLLIAMVGLVGAVHHHQVMLFFYMVILFIVFLFQFGVSCSCLAMNRGQQETLLNSAWGMLHNRTKLELENKLNCCGLLDTNATHAQFDLDVSTCNAPCKHTSCLQCGDMMLDHASEVLKILGGVGLFFSFTEILGVWLAVRYRNQKDPRANPSAFL from the exons ATGGTGTGCGGCGGGTTCACCTGCTCTAAGAACGCACTGTGCTCCCTGAATGTGGTGTACATG aTGGTCGGGCTGCTGCTCATAGCAGTGGCGGCCTGGGGCAAGGGCTTCGGCCTGGTGTCCAGCATCCACATCATCGGGGGGGTGATCGCAGTGGGCGTGTTCCTGCTGCTCATCGCcatggtggggctggtgggggccgtccaccaccaccaggtcatGCTCTTCTTT TACATGGTCATCCTCTTCATCGTCTTCCTGTTCCAGTTTGGGGTGTCCTGCTCCTGCCTGGCCATGAACCGCGGCCAGCAG GAGACCCTGCTGAACTCGGCCTGGGGGATGCTGCACAACAGGACCAAGTTGGAGCTAGAGAACAAGCTCAACTGCTGCGGCCTGCTGGACACCAACGCCACCCATGCACAGTTTGACCTGGACGTCTCCACCTGCAACGCT CCCTGTAAGCATACCAGCTGCTTACAGTGCGGGGACATGATGCTGGACCACGCCAGCGAGGTGCTGAAGATCCTGGGCGGGGTGGGGCTCTTCTTCAGCTTCACCGAG atCCTGGGCGTCTGGCTGGCGGTCCGCTACAGGAACCAGAAGGACCCCCGGGCCAACCCCAGTGCCTTCCTATAG
- the tspan31 gene encoding tetraspanin-31 isoform X2: MVGLLLIAVAAWGKGFGLVSSIHIIGGVIAVGVFLLLIAMVGLVGAVHHHQVMLFFYMVILFIVFLFQFGVSCSCLAMNRGQQETLLNSAWGMLHNRTKLELENKLNCCGLLDTNATHAQFDLDVSTCNAPCKHTSCLQCGDMMLDHASEVLKILGGVGLFFSFTEILGVWLAVRYRNQKDPRANPSAFL; encoded by the exons aTGGTCGGGCTGCTGCTCATAGCAGTGGCGGCCTGGGGCAAGGGCTTCGGCCTGGTGTCCAGCATCCACATCATCGGGGGGGTGATCGCAGTGGGCGTGTTCCTGCTGCTCATCGCcatggtggggctggtgggggccgtccaccaccaccaggtcatGCTCTTCTTT TACATGGTCATCCTCTTCATCGTCTTCCTGTTCCAGTTTGGGGTGTCCTGCTCCTGCCTGGCCATGAACCGCGGCCAGCAG GAGACCCTGCTGAACTCGGCCTGGGGGATGCTGCACAACAGGACCAAGTTGGAGCTAGAGAACAAGCTCAACTGCTGCGGCCTGCTGGACACCAACGCCACCCATGCACAGTTTGACCTGGACGTCTCCACCTGCAACGCT CCCTGTAAGCATACCAGCTGCTTACAGTGCGGGGACATGATGCTGGACCACGCCAGCGAGGTGCTGAAGATCCTGGGCGGGGTGGGGCTCTTCTTCAGCTTCACCGAG atCCTGGGCGTCTGGCTGGCGGTCCGCTACAGGAACCAGAAGGACCCCCGGGCCAACCCCAGTGCCTTCCTATAG